From one Desulfurobacterium thermolithotrophum DSM 11699 genomic stretch:
- a CDS encoding DUF2062 domain-containing protein — protein sequence MKNRIKRAFSIKFYIKKLLELRDKPDETAKGLALGVFIGFLPVNGFQVLIAVTIATLTRVSKVAAAIGTHVTNPWTTIPVLIIDYYVGCFLLGKKPCLLNINFSSFQSIISCGKEIIVPMFVGGAFLGAIFSVLSYFGIKKLLKKEANIIKNYVKKVRK from the coding sequence ATGAAGAATAGGATAAAGAGAGCCTTTTCTATCAAGTTTTACATAAAGAAGTTATTAGAATTAAGAGATAAACCAGACGAGACTGCTAAAGGTCTTGCTCTTGGTGTTTTTATTGGCTTTTTGCCAGTTAATGGATTTCAGGTTCTTATTGCCGTTACAATAGCAACTCTTACACGTGTAAGCAAAGTGGCTGCCGCAATAGGAACTCATGTCACAAATCCCTGGACAACAATTCCTGTTTTGATTATCGATTATTATGTCGGATGTTTTCTTCTTGGGAAAAAACCATGTCTTCTCAATATTAACTTTAGTTCGTTTCAAAGCATAATTTCGTGCGGAAAAGAAATAATTGTTCCAATGTTTGTAGGTGGTGCTTTCTTAGGAGCTATCTTTTCTGTTCTTTCTTATTTTGGGATAAAGAAACTTTTGAAAAAAGAGGCAAACATAATAAAAAATTACGTTAAAAAAGTTAGAAAGTAG
- a CDS encoding shikimate dehydrogenase produces MKLTGKTFVYGIIGYPVKHSLSPLMQTAAFKALGIDAVYVPFEVEPENLGEAVRGLRALNVKGFNVTVPFKENVIEYLDFVDEDAEFLGAVNTVKIEDGKLTGYNTDADGFLKSLIEEGVELKGKKITMFGAGGAARAVGYAVLKGGAKFLNIVNRNFSKGKIVGELLGKRGNVLVFPLREDSVATLLKDTDIIINTTSVGMKPDDPLLFDYSLIPEGITVVDIIYNPAETLLLKAAKEKGCKIVNGLGMLIYQGAIAFEIWTEKKAPVEVMRRVLEEEIYG; encoded by the coding sequence ATGAAACTAACAGGGAAAACTTTTGTTTATGGAATCATTGGATATCCTGTAAAACATTCTCTTTCTCCTCTTATGCAAACTGCTGCTTTTAAGGCTCTTGGAATAGATGCAGTTTACGTTCCTTTTGAGGTAGAGCCAGAAAATTTAGGAGAAGCTGTAAGGGGTCTAAGAGCTCTTAACGTTAAAGGATTTAATGTTACTGTTCCTTTCAAAGAAAATGTTATTGAGTACCTTGATTTTGTGGATGAAGATGCAGAGTTTCTTGGGGCTGTTAATACTGTAAAAATCGAAGACGGTAAGCTTACCGGTTACAACACAGATGCTGATGGTTTTCTTAAATCTCTTATAGAAGAAGGTGTTGAGCTTAAAGGAAAAAAGATAACTATGTTTGGAGCTGGTGGAGCTGCAAGAGCTGTTGGTTATGCAGTTTTAAAAGGTGGAGCTAAGTTTTTGAATATAGTGAATAGAAATTTTTCAAAAGGAAAAATAGTAGGAGAGCTCCTTGGAAAACGAGGAAACGTTTTAGTTTTTCCTCTAAGAGAAGATTCAGTTGCAACTCTTTTAAAGGACACAGACATAATTATCAATACTACTTCTGTTGGAATGAAACCAGACGATCCTTTGCTTTTTGACTATTCTCTAATTCCTGAAGGAATAACTGTTGTTGACATAATTTACAATCCGGCAGAAACGCTCTTATTAAAAGCTGCAAAGGAAAAAGGCTGTAAAATTGTTAATGGATTGGGAATGCTTATTTATCAAGGAGCAATAGCTTTTGAAATCTGGACAGAAAAAAAAGCTCCTGTAGAGGTTATGAGAAGAGTTTTAGAAGAGGAAATTTATGGTTGA
- a CDS encoding RecB family exonuclease: protein MELIENRIEIKHLRPWSFSKVQKAKRCQYEFYWNYVEKKEPLERADFLVLGSGVHFVLENALNAVFERERPLSRDLLFYFAETFKREEPLAEVNKIAEFFPNILKYVNGQLRRASESKFIASELELAVDKDFNLLSDFCSERVFLRGKLDFVFSKGDTLYIVDHKTSRSKNFNNKIKTQLRWYALLANVKFPEFKRFALEVHNVRYGTVNRFIFTENDLKLFKLRLLPIIENIEGELLGKSFSELIPSPCESNCRWCDFRHICQVANY from the coding sequence TTTTTCTAAGGTTCAGAAAGCGAAAAGATGTCAGTATGAATTCTACTGGAATTATGTAGAAAAGAAGGAACCCTTAGAAAGAGCAGACTTTCTTGTTCTTGGAAGTGGGGTTCACTTTGTTCTTGAAAATGCGTTGAATGCAGTATTTGAAAGAGAAAGACCTCTTAGTAGAGATCTTCTTTTCTACTTTGCAGAAACTTTCAAAAGAGAAGAACCTTTGGCAGAAGTTAATAAAATTGCAGAGTTTTTTCCAAATATACTTAAATATGTAAATGGACAGCTAAGGAGAGCTTCTGAAAGCAAATTTATTGCTTCAGAATTAGAACTTGCTGTTGACAAAGATTTCAATCTTCTTTCCGATTTTTGCTCAGAAAGAGTTTTTTTAAGAGGAAAATTAGATTTTGTCTTCTCTAAGGGAGACACTCTTTACATTGTTGATCACAAGACCAGCAGAAGCAAGAATTTTAACAACAAAATAAAAACTCAGCTTCGCTGGTATGCTCTTCTTGCTAATGTTAAGTTTCCAGAGTTTAAAAGGTTTGCCCTTGAAGTTCACAATGTTAGATACGGAACAGTTAACAGATTTATTTTTACTGAGAATGATCTTAAGCTCTTTAAACTGAGGCTCTTACCTATAATTGAAAATATTGAAGGAGAACTTCTTGGTAAGAGCTTCAGTGAACTTATTCCTTCTCCTTGTGAATCCAACTGTCGATGGTGTGATTTTAGGCATATATGTCAAGTAGCAAATTATTAA
- a CDS encoding IS5-like element ISDeth1 family transposase, translating into MPKLRKKPILSGMKAKRLNFHKVLNLSKTYMNRRGQAVLVYLYPFKTKRGRPKKYPDEIILTLLFLQVAWNLSFRDLEYLAVQIFGRENIPDFSTYYYRLKQLPSILLVDFLNFVSRRLLGKYHKELRFLIIDGTGFKYNEIYPLKILRGKEIKEVKSHVKVVVLSVHLKDGKRFILTALPGESYASEVKLGEKIVRWLNERGFIWRALKGKPFLGDKAYDSIKFIELVLLVGLKPYIKVRETLRKGIKSEIRLKCKELLESDEIYRFRGLIESIFGEVKQDVGSYEKTKSFHIAQLFVLAKFILFNMGVLFFVWMIFQTLSGFKNFFLKNY; encoded by the coding sequence TTGCCAAAATTAAGAAAAAAGCCTATCCTCTCCGGTATGAAAGCGAAAAGACTAAATTTCCACAAAGTACTCAACCTATCAAAAACATACATGAACCGGAGAGGACAGGCTGTACTGGTATATTTATATCCTTTTAAAACCAAAAGAGGAAGACCCAAGAAATACCCTGACGAGATAATTCTTACCCTTCTTTTCCTCCAAGTAGCCTGGAACCTATCATTCAGAGACCTTGAATATTTGGCAGTTCAGATATTTGGAAGAGAGAATATTCCTGATTTTTCAACCTATTATTACCGACTCAAGCAACTACCTTCCATTCTCCTTGTAGATTTTCTGAACTTTGTCTCTCGAAGACTCTTAGGGAAGTATCATAAAGAACTAAGATTTCTGATAATAGATGGAACTGGCTTCAAATACAATGAGATTTATCCATTGAAAATTCTAAGAGGCAAAGAGATAAAGGAGGTAAAAAGCCACGTTAAAGTTGTTGTATTAAGCGTTCATCTAAAAGATGGAAAAAGGTTCATTCTTACTGCATTACCTGGAGAGAGTTACGCTTCGGAAGTGAAACTTGGAGAGAAAATAGTTAGGTGGTTAAACGAAAGGGGATTTATATGGAGAGCTTTGAAAGGAAAGCCATTTTTAGGAGACAAAGCTTATGACAGCATTAAGTTTATTGAGCTTGTTCTGTTAGTAGGCTTAAAGCCTTACATAAAGGTGAGAGAAACATTAAGGAAGGGAATTAAATCTGAGATTAGGCTTAAATGCAAAGAGCTTTTAGAATCTGATGAAATTTACAGGTTTAGAGGACTGATAGAGAGTATTTTTGGAGAAGTTAAGCAGGATGTTGGAAGTTACGAGAAAACAAAGAGCTTTCATATAGCTCAACTGTTTGTTTTAGCTAAGTTTATCCTCTTTAACATGGGAGTTTTGTTCTTTGTCTGGATGATTTTTCAAACACTCTCAGGTTTTAAAAATTTTTTTTTGAAAAACTATTGA